From Rutidosis leptorrhynchoides isolate AG116_Rl617_1_P2 chromosome 3, CSIRO_AGI_Rlap_v1, whole genome shotgun sequence, a single genomic window includes:
- the LOC139897223 gene encoding uncharacterized protein, whose product MQNEVQAQKEAKKKEKMLEASWYTPNEERKPPQVYRIIISYKSSILTRRGFQQVAFNSHRSRLTKEKKKGKKVASGDKSTWLKKTIVLSSREGWLYSFGPNYQLKYLDLLR is encoded by the exons ATGCAGAATGAGGTGCAAGCTCAAAAGGAAGCCAAGAAAAAAGAGAAG ATGTTGGAAGCATCTTGGTACACGCCTAACGAAGAACGAAAACCCCCTCAAGTATATCGGATTATCATCTCCTATAAGAGTAGCATACTTACAAGA AGGGGGTTTCAACAGGTAGCTTTTAATAGTCACAGAAGCCGGctgacaaaagaaaaaaaaaaaggaaaaaaagtcGCATCTGGTGACAAAAGCACTTGGTTGAAGAAGACCATTGTACTATCGTCAAGAGAAGGTTGGTTGTACAGTTTTGGTCCCAACTACCAACTGAAATATTTAGACCTTCTAAGATAG